A single Spiroplasma floricola 23-6 DNA region contains:
- a CDS encoding PTS transporter subunit EIIC: MLKYEKYPDIFDASNSIKSSKQRIKKVKKEIFELKNELHLKKIKHKEISSTFNKIRKEKEKELSANFNIDLLNAKYKKADINKIYDDYNSNIANLKEEYAQKKELRLQKSENSIQEVKGKIKSLKIELDEIVKQNKESKIQIKINWNNKREQIKEEDLKLRLELQEIKKQFKIEKQQLKAEYFKQYNILIEQWKNENKTTENVHYLLSKLGHKKKLKPLKTEIDQTVYELSLKINDLKVNYENKVSQEKSKINNQKLLIRYNAGKADLITIKTSIDKITWASGKLSNWKFMVAIKNGFFSLMPLVIVGAVFILINNIILGAGNGGLFNLFYLTADQLAILEKFKTIGSYIWNGTYAFFGFLLAGAIAYHLAPYYKVNQWAAAIMAFVSFLIMNPSFWTNLAVFGNTGMFTAMLIGIFSTILFGQLSKNQKLKIKMPDSVPDGVAKSFNILIPYAITAIVFGITAFSITWIGQSVGEINIGKNKVTFIDINGLITVAIQKPLVNAVSGFGGMISIVFLWQVLWFMGIHASGILSPIVEPIQLDGLIQNQQALADGTNPQYVFTNPFMNNFLFMGGTGGTIGLIIAIFIFSKRGDYRTMAKVTLIPAIFCINEPLLFGLPIVLNPIFAVPFIFGPLLAGIFAYLATTLGMMPHSSVIVPWTTPPVIGGILTTKSLMGGLVALINLGILITMYSPFVMLANKIEQRELLNKFAQNKNISDENIVKLNSNLKTSPI; encoded by the coding sequence ATGCTTAAATATGAAAAATACCCCGATATATTTGATGCTTCAAATTCAATTAAATCAAGTAAACAAAGAATTAAAAAAGTAAAAAAAGAAATTTTTGAATTAAAAAATGAACTTCATCTTAAAAAAATTAAGCATAAAGAAATCTCATCAACTTTCAATAAAATTAGAAAAGAAAAAGAAAAAGAGCTATCAGCAAATTTTAATATTGATTTATTAAACGCTAAATATAAGAAAGCAGACATTAATAAAATATATGATGACTACAATTCTAACATTGCAAATTTAAAAGAAGAATATGCACAAAAAAAAGAGTTAAGACTTCAAAAAAGTGAAAATAGTATTCAAGAAGTTAAAGGAAAAATTAAATCTTTAAAAATTGAATTAGATGAAATAGTTAAACAAAATAAAGAATCTAAAATTCAAATTAAAATAAATTGAAATAATAAAAGAGAGCAAATTAAAGAAGAAGATTTAAAATTAAGATTAGAACTTCAAGAAATTAAAAAACAATTTAAAATTGAAAAACAGCAATTAAAAGCTGAATATTTTAAACAATATAACATTTTAATAGAGCAATGAAAAAATGAAAATAAAACTACAGAGAACGTTCATTATCTTCTTTCAAAATTAGGTCATAAAAAAAAGCTTAAGCCTTTAAAAACAGAAATCGATCAAACAGTTTATGAATTATCTTTAAAAATTAATGATTTAAAAGTAAATTATGAAAATAAAGTTTCTCAAGAAAAAAGTAAAATAAATAATCAAAAACTATTAATTAGATATAATGCAGGTAAAGCAGATTTAATAACTATTAAAACATCAATTGATAAAATTACTTGAGCATCAGGTAAATTATCAAATTGAAAATTTATGGTAGCTATAAAAAATGGTTTTTTCTCATTAATGCCTCTAGTGATTGTTGGAGCTGTATTTATTTTAATAAACAATATTATTTTAGGAGCAGGAAATGGGGGATTATTTAACCTATTTTATCTAACAGCAGATCAACTTGCAATTTTAGAAAAATTTAAAACAATTGGTTCTTATATATGAAATGGAACTTATGCTTTTTTCGGATTTTTATTAGCTGGAGCAATTGCATATCATTTAGCTCCATATTATAAAGTTAATCAATGAGCAGCTGCAATTATGGCATTTGTATCATTTTTAATTATGAATCCATCATTTTGAACAAATCTAGCAGTTTTTGGAAATACAGGAATGTTTACAGCAATGCTTATTGGTATTTTTTCAACTATTTTATTTGGTCAACTTTCAAAAAATCAAAAGCTAAAAATAAAAATGCCAGATTCAGTTCCAGATGGAGTTGCAAAATCATTTAATATTTTAATTCCTTATGCAATTACAGCTATAGTTTTTGGAATCACTGCTTTTTCAATTACTTGAATAGGACAAAGCGTTGGAGAAATAAATATTGGAAAAAATAAAGTAACATTTATAGACATTAATGGTTTAATCACTGTTGCAATACAAAAACCTCTTGTAAATGCAGTATCAGGATTTGGAGGAATGATCTCTATTGTCTTTTTATGACAAGTCTTGTGATTCATGGGAATTCATGCAAGTGGAATCTTGTCACCAATTGTGGAACCAATACAATTAGATGGTTTAATTCAAAATCAACAAGCACTTGCTGATGGAACCAATCCTCAATATGTATTTACAAACCCTTTTATGAATAACTTCTTATTTATGGGAGGAACTGGAGGAACGATTGGTTTAATTATAGCTATTTTCATTTTTTCTAAACGTGGCGATTATAGAACAATGGCTAAAGTTACATTAATACCAGCAATATTTTGTATTAATGAACCATTATTATTTGGATTACCAATTGTTCTTAATCCAATCTTTGCTGTACCATTTATATTTGGACCACTATTAGCAGGTATTTTTGCTTATTTAGCAACTACTCTAGGAATGATGCCTCACTCTAGTGTTATTGTTCCTTGAACAACACCTCCAGTAATTGGGGGAATATTGACGACAAAAAGCTTAATGGGTGGTCTTGTAGCATTAATTAATTTAGGAATTTTAATTACTATGTATTCACCATTTGTTATGCTTGCAAATAAAATAGAACAACGTGAACTTTTAAATAAGTTTGCTCAAAACAAAAATATATCAGATGAAAATATAGTAAAATTAAATAGTAATTTAAAAACTTCACCAATTTAG
- a CDS encoding PTS sugar transporter subunit IIB, whose product MNKKVLLACNAGMSTSILVKNMQNYAFEEDINVEIKAVSTNEAKLNGNDWDIVLLGPQVAYELDEVKTYFETPVFVIDKEDYGKANGEKVLKFALENCK is encoded by the coding sequence ATGAATAAAAAAGTACTTTTAGCATGTAATGCAGGAATGAGCACATCTATTTTAGTGAAAAATATGCAAAATTATGCTTTTGAAGAAGATATTAATGTAGAAATTAAAGCAGTATCAACAAACGAAGCTAAACTTAATGGAAATGATTGAGATATAGTCTTATTAGGTCCACAAGTTGCATATGAACTTGATGAAGTAAAAACATATTTTGAAACACCAGTTTTTGTAATTGATAAAGAAGATTATGGAAAAGCAAATGGTGAGAAAGTTTTAAAATTTGCATTAGAAAATTGTAAATAA
- a CDS encoding integrase core domain-containing protein, protein MDFQIIRSYSKPGTPHHNGKHESFHGRLKDETIRTCHIENINQCMEIAWAWLDFYNNDRIRMNKKW, encoded by the coding sequence ATTGATTTTCAAATTATTAGAAGCTATTCAAAACCAGGAACACCTCATCATAATGGTAAACATGAAAGTTTTCATGGTCGTTTAAAAGATGAAACTATAAGAACATGTCATATTGAAAACATTAATCAATGTATGGAAATAGCATGAGCATGATTGGACTTTTATAATAATGATAGAATTAGAATGAATAAAAAATGATAA
- a CDS encoding DDE-type integrase/transposase/recombinase produces the protein MSLQGQNQKEIVQQLLINTKSNRTMICKILNINRTSTYKKNKTLMNFLDDTRIMNLVISEIERNNFLSAYSAKRWALYFKLNYIDPFRINHKKLERIFKKFNHIAYYIKKQSKHEIKRYNETIRKNYLKEAKEIGFENIWTSDITEFSVKTKKGYICTVQDNLTGEIIGKSKRIDNQKTDFVLEAVEMAYKNKKYLGSILLHSDNGNQYTSLDYISL, from the coding sequence ATGAGCCTCCAAGGCCAAAACCAAAAAGAAATAGTTCAACAATTATTGATAAATACCAAGAGCAATAGAACAATGATTTGTAAAATTTTAAATATTAATAGAACATCAACATATAAAAAAAATAAAACTTTAATGAATTTCCTGGATGATACAAGAATTATGAATTTAGTTATTTCAGAAATTGAAAGGAATAATTTCCTTAGTGCTTATAGTGCTAAAAGATGAGCCCTATATTTTAAATTAAATTATATTGACCCTTTCAGAATTAATCATAAAAAATTAGAACGTATATTTAAAAAATTTAATCATATTGCATATTACATTAAGAAACAATCTAAACATGAGATTAAAAGATATAACGAAACTATTAGAAAGAATTATTTAAAAGAAGCAAAAGAAATTGGTTTTGAAAATATTTGAACTAGTGATATAACTGAATTTTCAGTTAAAACAAAAAAAGGTTATATTTGCACAGTTCAAGATAATTTAACTGGAGAAATAATAGGAAAATCTAAAAGAATTGATAATCAAAAAACAGATTTTGTTCTTGAAGCTGTAGAAATGGCATATAAAAATAAAAAATATTTAGGTTCAATATTATTACATTCAGATAATGGAAATCAATATACCTCTCTGGATTACATAAGTTTATAA
- a CDS encoding PTS glucose transporter subunit IIABC — translation MEINLYAPVEGEIKNIEQCKDSMFADRMLGDGLVIIPSENNFKGFFDIATVTMIFDTKHAYGFEVEGLQFLIHCGMDTVSLNGEGFETNLKIGSKVTKDDILFSVDIEKIKNKKLSIETPIVFEFNELNEYKIKNLKVGKVKQGDLICTIEYSFEEKENNDLRTIIDPVDFFNTSNKYEKGAIQINKSVGSQSNYGEVYNCMTRLRFTIKNRDLVNVEELKKINLVKGVVWNGNELQVVIGQDVYKVKDEVIKNNNEISAIRTSLGITNKKTPLGRRMLAMFSGIMVKLIPIMVGAGLIQAIIAILIQVGVMPNIVFKITESSGPNDVLLTQAPVGWAVLYAMGRSTTFFMGILLAVSAANYFKL, via the coding sequence GTGGAAATAAATTTATACGCGCCAGTTGAAGGTGAAATAAAAAATATTGAACAATGTAAAGATTCAATGTTTGCAGATCGTATGCTTGGTGACGGATTAGTTATAATACCTTCAGAAAATAATTTTAAAGGCTTTTTTGATATAGCAACAGTTACCATGATTTTTGATACAAAACATGCTTATGGATTTGAAGTTGAAGGATTGCAGTTTTTAATTCATTGTGGAATGGATACTGTTTCACTTAATGGAGAAGGTTTTGAAACAAATCTTAAAATTGGAAGTAAAGTTACAAAAGATGATATTTTGTTTAGTGTTGATATTGAAAAAATAAAAAACAAAAAACTTTCAATTGAAACTCCAATAGTTTTTGAGTTTAATGAATTAAATGAGTATAAAATTAAAAACCTAAAAGTTGGAAAAGTTAAACAGGGAGATTTAATATGTACAATTGAATATTCATTTGAAGAAAAAGAAAACAATGATTTAAGAACAATTATTGATCCTGTTGATTTTTTTAATACTTCGAATAAATATGAAAAAGGAGCAATACAAATTAATAAAAGCGTAGGAAGTCAATCTAATTATGGAGAAGTTTATAATTGTATGACTAGATTGCGTTTTACTATTAAAAATAGAGATTTAGTAAATGTAGAGGAGCTTAAAAAAATAAATCTTGTAAAAGGTGTAGTTTGAAATGGAAATGAACTACAAGTTGTTATAGGACAAGATGTATATAAAGTTAAAGATGAAGTTATTAAAAATAATAATGAAATAAGTGCTATAAGAACATCTTTGGGAATTACAAATAAGAAAACTCCTTTAGGAAGAAGAATGTTAGCAATGTTTTCTGGTATTATGGTAAAACTTATTCCAATTATGGTAGGGGCGGGATTAATACAAGCAATAATAGCTATTTTAATTCAAGTAGGAGTTATGCCAAATATTGTATTTAAAATTACTGAAAGTTCAGGACCTAACGATGTTCTTTTAACTCAAGCACCTGTTGGATGAGCAGTATTATATGCAATGGGAAGATCAACAACTTTCTTTATGGGTATATTATTGGCAGTTTCAGCAGCAAATTATTTTAAATTATAA
- a CDS encoding PTS transporter subunit EIIC, producing the protein MGVALGVILCCPMFFYDGGAMGLGSDFVLFDLGTIDTGNPMLDGITKIKVNAMNTKIFVIIAAIYTAKLLDTWLKSVIPVALELMFRPFIVILVVAPLAFFGYGILWNFVETLFGASMFYVGKIPFGIGVGIFVALWQAAVIFGLHMMLGIISMLDLIANGGQTAYGIAGSISVWAQVGALIGVIIVTQNAKLRKQGIGMLPAGFLGITEPILYGINLPKKRPLFSGIAAAFIAGAFANILSVTQRASSGIGVFEAIGFFSEPTLNGVGKISPVLNGSFYLLACAVSIGTAILFSMLTYKERITEKTLLTKTIEKTILLTKLQLNLNTEEMKTLKEVEKEVLNIFTKDFSKNITKNEKNIQKYLATSEKINTILQKEENMKERMIAKGKKYIQRKQFEKSSLLMNEYNALDFSVKIKELEIIKEKEFRSIDFNLLNKNALQIQKDVEKILEKAKY; encoded by the coding sequence ATGGGAGTTGCTTTAGGAGTTATTTTATGTTGCCCAATGTTTTTTTATGATGGAGGAGCAATGGGTTTAGGAAGTGATTTTGTTTTATTTGATTTAGGAACAATTGATACAGGAAATCCTATGTTAGATGGAATAACTAAGATAAAAGTAAATGCAATGAACACGAAAATATTTGTTATTATTGCAGCTATTTATACTGCAAAATTACTAGATACTTGATTAAAAAGTGTAATACCTGTAGCTTTAGAATTAATGTTTAGACCTTTTATTGTAATATTGGTTGTTGCACCACTAGCTTTTTTTGGTTATGGAATACTTTGAAACTTTGTAGAAACTTTATTTGGTGCTTCAATGTTTTATGTTGGTAAAATTCCATTTGGAATTGGAGTTGGTATATTTGTAGCCTTATGACAAGCTGCTGTAATATTTGGTTTACATATGATGCTTGGAATAATCAGTATGTTAGATCTTATTGCAAATGGTGGTCAAACAGCTTATGGTATTGCAGGATCAATTTCTGTTTGAGCACAAGTTGGAGCATTAATTGGTGTTATCATAGTTACACAAAACGCAAAATTAAGAAAACAAGGTATAGGAATGTTACCTGCTGGATTTCTAGGAATTACAGAACCAATATTATATGGAATTAACTTACCTAAAAAAAGACCATTATTTTCAGGTATTGCAGCTGCATTTATAGCTGGGGCTTTTGCAAATATTTTGAGTGTAACACAAAGAGCTTCATCAGGAATTGGAGTTTTTGAAGCAATTGGATTCTTTTCAGAACCTACTTTAAATGGAGTTGGAAAAATATCACCTGTTTTAAATGGATCATTCTATTTATTAGCATGTGCTGTTTCAATAGGTACAGCAATTTTATTTAGTATGTTAACTTATAAAGAAAGAATTACTGAAAAAACTCTATTAACAAAAACAATTGAAAAAACAATTTTACTAACAAAATTACAATTAAATTTAAATACAGAAGAAATGAAAACTCTTAAAGAAGTAGAAAAAGAAGTCTTAAATATTTTTACAAAAGACTTTAGCAAAAATATAACTAAAAATGAAAAAAATATCCAAAAATATTTAGCTACATCTGAAAAAATAAATACTATTCTCCAAAAAGAAGAAAATATGAAAGAGAGAATGATTGCAAAAGGTAAAAAATATATTCAAAGAAAACAATTTGAAAAATCTTCTTTATTAATGAATGAATATAATGCATTAGATTTTAGTGTAAAAATCAAAGAACTTGAAATTATAAAAGAAAAAGAGTTTAGATCTATTGATTTTAATCTTTTAAATAAAAATGCTTTACAGATTCAAAAGGATGTTGAAAAAATATTAGAAAAAGCAAAGTATTAG
- a CDS encoding ROK family protein — MLNITFDVGGTGTKCVIFENNKEFERRYLNYIKEETEEQKLMIQTPLVVVLEEISKVLDSFDKEFNLAISFPGIIDAKNKKILSESAISNIDLDLNKYFKKYKKLNKFIITNDAKAAVLGEYQERIKKNKSIFNMVHLTIGTALGAGIIINKKVIDGKNFQAGELGKMYSSLEKNNPSTVAIDTGLGSLLLKYFMKTGKSISGEMLFKLFNSNDELVVQMMDEFTSHIAKLIINIDFMLDFDLVTIGGGISVNEQFINMIKNKISIHKDFY, encoded by the coding sequence ATGCTTAATATAACTTTTGATGTTGGTGGAACAGGAACAAAATGTGTAATTTTTGAGAATAACAAAGAATTTGAAAGGCGATATTTAAATTACATTAAAGAAGAAACAGAAGAGCAGAAATTAATGATTCAAACTCCTTTAGTAGTTGTTTTAGAAGAAATATCAAAAGTATTAGATAGTTTTGATAAAGAATTTAATTTAGCTATATCTTTTCCAGGCATTATAGATGCCAAAAATAAAAAGATATTGTCAGAATCAGCTATATCAAATATTGATCTAGATTTAAATAAATACTTCAAAAAGTATAAAAAATTAAATAAATTTATTATAACAAATGATGCAAAAGCTGCTGTACTTGGTGAATACCAAGAAAGAATTAAAAAAAATAAAAGTATTTTTAATATGGTTCATCTTACAATTGGTACAGCTCTTGGAGCAGGAATTATAATAAATAAAAAAGTCATTGATGGTAAGAATTTTCAAGCTGGAGAATTAGGAAAAATGTATTCTAGTTTAGAAAAAAATAATCCTTCAACAGTTGCTATAGACACTGGTTTAGGGTCATTATTATTAAAGTATTTTATGAAAACTGGAAAATCAATCTCAGGAGAGATGCTTTTTAAATTATTTAACAGTAATGATGAACTTGTTGTGCAAATGATGGATGAATTTACATCTCATATTGCTAAATTAATTATAAATATTGATTTTATGCTAGATTTTGATTTAGTAACAATTGGTGGGGGAATAAGTGTAAATGAACAATTTATAAATATGATAAAAAATAAAATCTCAATACATAAAGATTTTTATTAA